In one Acipenser ruthenus chromosome 10, fAciRut3.2 maternal haplotype, whole genome shotgun sequence genomic region, the following are encoded:
- the LOC117409430 gene encoding signal transducer and activator of transcription 4-like isoform X1, whose amino-acid sequence MTQWKQVQHLEIKFLEQVDHFYDDNFPMEIRQFLADWIENQDWDTASNSESMATVLFHNLLSQLEEQCSQEKMFLQRHNLKRIKQQTEVKYRANPLHMAGVISNCLREERRIIATSCMLEQGPLETSMQNSVVFERQRNLENRVAVIRSSVLIIEQGVKYLEDMQDEFDFRFKTLQSRDPAERNNDHVRQEVVRLQDMLNTLDYKRKETLGKMTDLIKEIESLMNTPLNEELMDWKRRQQITCIGGPLLTGLDQLQNWFTLTAQSLFQVRRQLDKLEELVMKVTYDGDPIPLEKPQLEERVKLLIYHLIKSSFVVERQPCMPTHLQRPLIIKTGVLFTTKLRLLVKLPEVNYQLKVKATFDKDLQAGRVSRQFFILGTNTKLMDVEESSNGCLSVEFRHLQLKERKYVNGSKGNEGPLFVTEELHSISFEAQFCIQGLTIDLETSSLPVVVISNVSQLPGGWASVIWYNLLTDELKNLSFFTSPPPATWSQLSEVLSWQFSSFVGRGLNNEQLSMLGEKLLGQHISRNECQVHWSKFCKENIPGKPFSFWHWLDSILELIKKYLLPLWIDGYIMGFVSKETERALLKEKEPGTFLLRFSESHLGGITFTWVDQSENGEVKFNSVEPYTKSRLTALPFADIIRDYKVIVDRNVPENPLKLLYPGIPKDEAFGKHYNSQPSTESQYIPSVFIPVSQFRNASTASFSSLDLLPMSPGMFDELTQKLSPVEIETAMSSPYSE is encoded by the exons ATGACTCAGTGGAAACAGGTCCAGCACTTAGAAATTAAGTTTTTGGAGCAGGTGGACCATTTTTATGATGACAACTTCCCCATGGAAATTCGACAGTTTCTAGCAGACTGGATTGAAAATCAGGACTG ggATACTGCTTCAAACAGTGAATCAATGGCCACAGTACTCTTTCATAATCTACTATCACAGCTGGAAGAGCAGTGTTCCCAGGAAAAGATGTTTCTCCAGAGACACAACCTGAAAAGAATCAAACAGCAGACTGAG GTGAAATATAGAGCAAATCCTTTGCACATGGCAGGAGTTATATCTAATTGccttagagaggagaggaggataATTGCTACTTCATGTATGTTGGAACAG GGACCACTGGAGACATCTATGCAGAACTCGGTTGTTTTCGAAAGACAAAGAAATTTGGAAAACAGGGTAGCTGTGATAAGGAGCAGTGTGCTG ATAATCGAACAAGGTGTGAAATATTTAGAAGACATGCAGGACGAGTTTGATTTCAGATTCAAAACACTACAATCCAGAG ACCCAGCTGAAAGGAACAATGACCATGTGAGGCAGGAGGTTGTCAGACTGCAGGATATGCTGAATACACTGGATTACAAGAGGAAG GAAACACTTGGTAAGATGACAGACCTCATAAAGGAAATCGAATCACTAATGAACACGCCGCTGAATGAGGAGCTGATGGACTGGAAGAGACGGCAGCAGATCACCTGCATTGGAGGGCCTCTTCTAACAGGGCTCGACCAGCTCCAGAATTG GTTTACATTGACAGCACAGAGCTTATTTCAAGTCAGAAGACAGTTGGATAAGTTGGAAGAGCTTGtgatgaaagtaacatatgatggAGACCCTATTCCCTTAGAAAAACCTCAGCTAGAAGAAAGGGTCAAGTTATTGATCTACCACCTCATTAAAAG CTCCTTTGTGGTCGAAAGGCAACCTTGCATGCCAACCCATCTTCAGAGGCCGCTTATCATTAAAACTGGAGTGCTGTTCACCACCAAGCTCAG GTTGCTGGTTAAACTACCAGAAGTAAACTATCAGCTGAAGGTCAAGGCAACATTTGATAA ggATCTTCAGGCAGGCAGAGt gAGTCGTCAGTTTTTCATATTAGGAACGAACACAAAACTAATGGACGTAGAAGAATCTTCCAACGGATGCTTGTCTGTGGAGTTCCGGCACCTG caaCTCAAGGAACGCAAATATGTGAATGGATCAAAGGGAAATGAG GGCCCTCTATTTGTCACTGAAGAGCTTCATTCCATAAGTTTTGAGGCACAATTCTGTATACAGGGATTAACAATAGATTTAGAG ACAAGCTCCTTGCCTGTTGTTGTTATTTCCAATGTAAGTCAGCTTCCTGGTGGCTGGGCTTCTGTTATATGGTACAACCTATTGACAGACGAACTTAAG AACCTGTCTTTCTTCACCAGCCCTCCCCCTGCCACCTGGAGCCAGCTGTCTGAAGTACTGAGCTGGCAGTTTTCTTCATTTGTTGGACGAGGTCTCAATAACGAACAACTCAGCATGCTGGGAGAGAAACTCCTGG GTCAACACATTTCCCGCAATGAGTGCCAGGTTCACTGGTCAAAGTTCTGTAAG GAGAACATACCTGGGAAGCCTTTCAGTTTCTGGCACTGGTTAGATTCAATACTAGAACTAATAAAGAAGTACCTCCTGCCTCTTTGGATAGATGG ATATATCATGGGGTTTGTGAGCAAGGAGACTGAACGTGCCTTACTGAAAGAGAAGGAGCCTGGGACCTTCCTGTTGAGATTCAGCGAGAGCCACTTAGGAGGAATCACCTTCACATGGGTGGATCAGTCGGAGAACG GAGAAGTGAAGTTTAATTCAGTGGAGCCTTACACCAAGAGTCGCCTGACTGCACTGCCTTTTGCTGACATTATCAGAGACTACAAAGTGATAGTTGATAGAAACGTTCCGGAGAACCCGCTAAAGTTACTCTACCCAGGCATCCCGAAAGATGAGGCTTTTGGAAAGCATTACAACAGTCAACCAAGTACAg AATCACAGTATATTCCATCTGTTTTCATCCCGGTCTCCCAGTT TAGAAATGCTTCGACTGCCTCATTCTCCTCACTCGACCTTCTGCCCATGTCTCCTGGGATGTTCGATGAACTCACACAGAAACTCAGTCCTGTGGAAATCGAGACCGCT ATGAGTTCTCCATATTCAGAGTAA
- the LOC117409430 gene encoding signal transducer and activator of transcription 4-like isoform X2, translating into MTQWKQVQHLEIKFLEQVDHFYDDNFPMEIRQFLADWIENQDWDTASNSESMATVLFHNLLSQLEEQCSQEKMFLQRHNLKRIKQQTEVKYRANPLHMAGVISNCLREERRIIATSCMLEQGPLETSMQNSVVFERQRNLENRVAVIRSSVLIIEQGVKYLEDMQDEFDFRFKTLQSRDPAERNNDHVRQEVVRLQDMLNTLDYKRKETLGKMTDLIKEIESLMNTPLNEELMDWKRRQQITCIGGPLLTGLDQLQNWFTLTAQSLFQVRRQLDKLEELVMKVTYDGDPIPLEKPQLEERVKLLIYHLIKSSFVVERQPCMPTHLQRPLIIKTGVLFTTKLRLLVKLPEVNYQLKVKATFDKDLQAGRVSRQFFILGTNTKLMDVEESSNGCLSVEFRHLQLKERKYVNGSKGNEGPLFVTEELHSISFEAQFCIQGLTIDLETSSLPVVVISNVSQLPGGWASVIWYNLLTDELKNLSFFTSPPPATWSQLSEVLSWQFSSFVGRGLNNEQLSMLGEKLLGQHISRNECQVHWSKFCKENIPGKPFSFWHWLDSILELIKKYLLPLWIDGYIMGFVSKETERALLKEKEPGTFLLRFSESHLGGITFTWVDQSENGEVKFNSVEPYTKSRLTALPFADIIRDYKVIVDRNVPENPLKLLYPGIPKDEAFGKHYNSQPSTESQYIPSVFIPVSQLNASTASFSSLDLLPMSPGMFDELTQKLSPVEIETAMSSPYSE; encoded by the exons ATGACTCAGTGGAAACAGGTCCAGCACTTAGAAATTAAGTTTTTGGAGCAGGTGGACCATTTTTATGATGACAACTTCCCCATGGAAATTCGACAGTTTCTAGCAGACTGGATTGAAAATCAGGACTG ggATACTGCTTCAAACAGTGAATCAATGGCCACAGTACTCTTTCATAATCTACTATCACAGCTGGAAGAGCAGTGTTCCCAGGAAAAGATGTTTCTCCAGAGACACAACCTGAAAAGAATCAAACAGCAGACTGAG GTGAAATATAGAGCAAATCCTTTGCACATGGCAGGAGTTATATCTAATTGccttagagaggagaggaggataATTGCTACTTCATGTATGTTGGAACAG GGACCACTGGAGACATCTATGCAGAACTCGGTTGTTTTCGAAAGACAAAGAAATTTGGAAAACAGGGTAGCTGTGATAAGGAGCAGTGTGCTG ATAATCGAACAAGGTGTGAAATATTTAGAAGACATGCAGGACGAGTTTGATTTCAGATTCAAAACACTACAATCCAGAG ACCCAGCTGAAAGGAACAATGACCATGTGAGGCAGGAGGTTGTCAGACTGCAGGATATGCTGAATACACTGGATTACAAGAGGAAG GAAACACTTGGTAAGATGACAGACCTCATAAAGGAAATCGAATCACTAATGAACACGCCGCTGAATGAGGAGCTGATGGACTGGAAGAGACGGCAGCAGATCACCTGCATTGGAGGGCCTCTTCTAACAGGGCTCGACCAGCTCCAGAATTG GTTTACATTGACAGCACAGAGCTTATTTCAAGTCAGAAGACAGTTGGATAAGTTGGAAGAGCTTGtgatgaaagtaacatatgatggAGACCCTATTCCCTTAGAAAAACCTCAGCTAGAAGAAAGGGTCAAGTTATTGATCTACCACCTCATTAAAAG CTCCTTTGTGGTCGAAAGGCAACCTTGCATGCCAACCCATCTTCAGAGGCCGCTTATCATTAAAACTGGAGTGCTGTTCACCACCAAGCTCAG GTTGCTGGTTAAACTACCAGAAGTAAACTATCAGCTGAAGGTCAAGGCAACATTTGATAA ggATCTTCAGGCAGGCAGAGt gAGTCGTCAGTTTTTCATATTAGGAACGAACACAAAACTAATGGACGTAGAAGAATCTTCCAACGGATGCTTGTCTGTGGAGTTCCGGCACCTG caaCTCAAGGAACGCAAATATGTGAATGGATCAAAGGGAAATGAG GGCCCTCTATTTGTCACTGAAGAGCTTCATTCCATAAGTTTTGAGGCACAATTCTGTATACAGGGATTAACAATAGATTTAGAG ACAAGCTCCTTGCCTGTTGTTGTTATTTCCAATGTAAGTCAGCTTCCTGGTGGCTGGGCTTCTGTTATATGGTACAACCTATTGACAGACGAACTTAAG AACCTGTCTTTCTTCACCAGCCCTCCCCCTGCCACCTGGAGCCAGCTGTCTGAAGTACTGAGCTGGCAGTTTTCTTCATTTGTTGGACGAGGTCTCAATAACGAACAACTCAGCATGCTGGGAGAGAAACTCCTGG GTCAACACATTTCCCGCAATGAGTGCCAGGTTCACTGGTCAAAGTTCTGTAAG GAGAACATACCTGGGAAGCCTTTCAGTTTCTGGCACTGGTTAGATTCAATACTAGAACTAATAAAGAAGTACCTCCTGCCTCTTTGGATAGATGG ATATATCATGGGGTTTGTGAGCAAGGAGACTGAACGTGCCTTACTGAAAGAGAAGGAGCCTGGGACCTTCCTGTTGAGATTCAGCGAGAGCCACTTAGGAGGAATCACCTTCACATGGGTGGATCAGTCGGAGAACG GAGAAGTGAAGTTTAATTCAGTGGAGCCTTACACCAAGAGTCGCCTGACTGCACTGCCTTTTGCTGACATTATCAGAGACTACAAAGTGATAGTTGATAGAAACGTTCCGGAGAACCCGCTAAAGTTACTCTACCCAGGCATCCCGAAAGATGAGGCTTTTGGAAAGCATTACAACAGTCAACCAAGTACAg AATCACAGTATATTCCATCTGTTTTCATCCCGGTCTCCCAGTT AAATGCTTCGACTGCCTCATTCTCCTCACTCGACCTTCTGCCCATGTCTCCTGGGATGTTCGATGAACTCACACAGAAACTCAGTCCTGTGGAAATCGAGACCGCT ATGAGTTCTCCATATTCAGAGTAA